In Rhodothermales bacterium, the genomic stretch CGCCGTTTGTCTCGATGACGAGCGACAAAAAAGTCATCGCCGGCCCCGGGGCCGAGCGCCGCGAGGACATCGAGCAGCTGGCGGGGCTGGCAGAAGCCGGCGTGCTAAAACCCGTCATCGACCGCACGTATCCGCTCGACCAGATCGTCGAGGCGCATCGGTATGTCGATTCCGGACGCAAGCAGGGGAGTGTGGTGGTGGTGGTATAGAGAACTTTTGGACGATTTGGGCATGAGAACGGAAGTCTAACAGACCGTGACTGTTGCAATGAAATATCTCATCGTGATCGAGCCAACACATACGGGATTTTCCGCGTACTCGCCGGATCTACCCGGGTGTGTTTCGACGGGTGATACCATACCCGAAGTGGAGCGAAACATGCGCGAGGCCATCGCCTTTCACGTGGAAGGCCTTCAACGCGAAGGTCTGCACGTGCCCGAACCTTCGAGTGTGTCTCGTTATGTCGAAATCGCGGCGTAGGATGATCGTTCACGCGTATCGCCTCCCCCCATGCGTACCGGCTTTCTGGTAGTGCTCGTCCTCCACGGACT encodes the following:
- a CDS encoding type II toxin-antitoxin system HicB family antitoxin, whose protein sequence is MKYLIVIEPTHTGFSAYSPDLPGCVSTGDTIPEVERNMREAIAFHVEGLQREGLHVPEPSSVSRYVEIAA